In the Clostridium sp. 'White wine YQ' genome, CTTTTCCTTTAGCTATCGCTGATACAATCCCTATAAAAACATAATATAGTATTGCAACAAAAAGTCCCACTAGCCATCCTTTTGACTGATTTTTTCTAGCTCCGTATACTCCGCCAAAGACTATACTTACACATGTTATTATTATGTAAGTAACATATAAATTTTTTTGAGATAAATCCAAGAAGTTCATAGTCAAAGCAAGCACCATAAGTAGAAATATGGTTAATAACAATGCTCTAATAAGTCCCCTGCCTGAATTCTTTACAACCTCTAAATTCATTACCACACCCCCTTCTATTTAGGGTTTAGTTCAACATAAATACTTTAATTCTTAAAAACGACTTCTCATGTTTTCAAAAAATTTATTTTTGTCTCGCATTTAAACCCTTATTCATTATAAATATATGAACATAGGGGGCATAGTTATTACATTTCAGTTTCTTGATTTATTCTTGTTGATATTCCCTGTTTTGCTATTGTTATCTTAATTGCATCTGGCTCTATCTCTAAAATTAAGGTTTCTTCATCTAATTGAGTTATGTTTCCTATTATTCCACCTCTAGTCATAACTTTATCACCTATTTTAAGTGAATCTAACATTTCATTATAACTTTTTCTTCTTTTTCTTTCTGGTAATAGTAAGAATCCATAAAATGCAACGCAAATTATAACTAATGTTAGTATTTGCATTAAACCACCTGGCATATTATCTCTCCTTTCCTAAGCTCTTCCGCCCCATTTTTCTAACTTTTCCTTTTTAAACTCTGCAAAGTAATCTCCATCAATAGCTGCTCTTATATCTTCCATTAGTTTATTATAAAAATATAAATTATGTAGAACACATAATCTCATTGCTAGCATTTCCTTTGCCTTAAATAAGTGTCTAATATATGCTCTTGTATAGTTCTTACAAGTTGGACATTCACAGCCTTCATCTATTGGTTTTTCATCTAATTCAAATTTAGCATTCATTAAGTTAATCTTACCGTATTCAGTAAACACATGGCCATGTCTTCCATTTCTTGCTGGTAATACACAATCAAAAAAGTCTACTCCTCTTTCAACTGCTTCTAAGATGTTACTTGGAAGTCCAACTCCCATTAAATATATTGGTTTATCTTCAGGAAGATGTGGCACGACTGCGTCTATGATTCTATACATCTCTTCATGAGTTTCTCCAACAGCAAGACCACCGATTGCATAACCATCTAAATCCATTTTACTGATAGTTTTTGCATGTTCTATTCTAATATCATCATAAACTCCCCCTTGATTTATACCGAAAAGCATTTGTTCCTTATTTATAGTATCATCAAGTGAGTTAAGTCTATCCATTTCAGCTTTACATCTTTCAAGCCATCTAGTAGTACGTTCTACAGATTTCTCAACATATTCTCTTGGTGCTGGATTTTCAACACATTCATCAAATGCCATAGCTATTGTAGATGCTAAATTACTTTGTATCTGCATACTTTCTTCAGGACCCATAAATATTTTTCTTCCATCTAAGTGAGAGTTAAAATAAACACCTTCTTCTTTTATTTTTCTCATAGATGCTAATGAAAAAACTTGAAATCCGCCTGAGTCTGTTAATATTGGTCTATCCCAGTTCATGAACTTATGTAAACCACCCAATTGTTTAACCACTTTATCACTTGGTCTTAAATGCAAATGGTATGTATTAGATAACTCTACTTGACATCCAATTTCCTTTAAGTCCATTGAAGAAACTGCCCCTTTAATTGCAGCTAATGTACCTACATTCATAAAAACAGGAGTCTCAATAACTCCATGTGGAGTCTCAAATCTACCTCTT is a window encoding:
- the yajC gene encoding preprotein translocase subunit YajC — protein: MPGGLMQILTLVIICVAFYGFLLLPERKRRKSYNEMLDSLKIGDKVMTRGGIIGNITQLDEETLILEIEPDAIKITIAKQGISTRINQETEM
- a CDS encoding TIGR04086 family membrane protein yields the protein MNLEVVKNSGRGLIRALLLTIFLLMVLALTMNFLDLSQKNLYVTYIIITCVSIVFGGVYGARKNQSKGWLVGLFVAILYYVFIGIVSAIAKGKVEFVSFDVYRLFFAMAIGILSGMLGINI
- the tgt gene encoding tRNA guanosine(34) transglycosylase Tgt, which translates into the protein MVKRYTLIKKDGKARRGRFETPHGVIETPVFMNVGTLAAIKGAVSSMDLKEIGCQVELSNTYHLHLRPSDKVVKQLGGLHKFMNWDRPILTDSGGFQVFSLASMRKIKEEGVYFNSHLDGRKIFMGPEESMQIQSNLASTIAMAFDECVENPAPREYVEKSVERTTRWLERCKAEMDRLNSLDDTINKEQMLFGINQGGVYDDIRIEHAKTISKMDLDGYAIGGLAVGETHEEMYRIIDAVVPHLPEDKPIYLMGVGLPSNILEAVERGVDFFDCVLPARNGRHGHVFTEYGKINLMNAKFELDEKPIDEGCECPTCKNYTRAYIRHLFKAKEMLAMRLCVLHNLYFYNKLMEDIRAAIDGDYFAEFKKEKLEKWGGRA